One genomic region from Halococcus qingdaonensis encodes:
- a CDS encoding SHOCT domain-containing protein translates to MADPVDGERPLLGRTTLDTVAFLICLAVFVGGAVMLALTIEYGVLLMAFGLGGLAVFRESVTATESSSASSTAHAERDPLLIVRERYARGELTDEEFERRLDRLLETEDDAREPSTREQLTEKS, encoded by the coding sequence ATGGCCGACCCGGTAGACGGTGAACGGCCGCTGCTCGGGAGAACGACTCTCGATACGGTCGCTTTTCTGATCTGTCTCGCGGTCTTCGTCGGCGGTGCAGTCATGCTCGCTCTGACCATCGAATACGGCGTGCTGTTGATGGCGTTCGGGCTCGGTGGACTGGCCGTGTTCAGGGAATCGGTGACAGCGACGGAGTCCTCATCGGCATCCTCGACAGCGCACGCAGAGCGCGATCCGCTGTTGATCGTGCGCGAGCGCTACGCGCGCGGCGAACTCACGGACGAGGAGTTCGAGCGCCGTCTCGACCGGTTGCTCGAAACCGAGGACGACGCACGCGAACCGTCCACGCGCGAACAGCTTACTGAGAAGTCTTGA